From Candidatus Flexicrinis proximus:
CCCCGCTGCGCGTGAAGCCGCAGGCGGTGTAGAGAGGCTGAGCGAACGGGTATTGGAAATCTGGGTATTGACCGTGACCGCTCGACCCGGCGGCGGAGGAAGGCCGGCGGTCATGTCGCAGACGAGGGCGGCGCCGATGCCCTGCCCCTGCATGGACGGACTGACGGCAAGGGGCGCGAGATGGCCTGATCGCCGTGGCGGGTGCTGAGTTGATAGCCGACGATACGGCCATCGACGCGGGCGACGCTGGAGAGCGCGGCGAAACGGTAGGCGCGGCGCATGTCCTGCCGTGGTGGTCATCTGGAAGGGGTGGCGAAGGCGGCCTGATCGACGGCAGTCGTAGCATCGACGTCCTCCAGGCAGGCGGATTCGACGGCGATTCAGGAGGGTGGGCGTTCAGGGGAGGCGGATCGCCTTCGCGGCGCAGGGTGACCAGCCGTTCGGCTTCGGTCATATCAGGCAGCGGCATGTAACTCTCGAACCAGGGTTCCAAGCGCGAGCACCCAGCACTCGCGGGTGCCGGCCTGACTTTCACGCAAGGCGGCGGCGGTAGAGGCCCACAACTGCTCCAGGACTTCCGTTTCGGTCGTGCCGTCAGCCAAAGGCGACCATGCAGATCCAGGATACCCCGAAGACCGGCCTTGCATGGCGGCCATCAGGCCGACCAGATGAGTGCCGCGGAAGGCCAGGCAGGTCAGGCCGGCGGCGTTGTCGACCCATTCGTCCGGCTCGGCCGCAGTCGAGGTGGGTTTGGCGCTAGTAGCTGTATTTTAGCCAAGGCGAGCAGGTCCAGGCGATAACGGCGCTCGTAAGGGGGTGACAGTCAGGATGCTGTTGAGGCAACCACGCTACGCGCCGAAATCCGTGCCGCGCAGGGCACTGCAGCCGGACCTGAACAAGCGTGATGAACCGCCCTTCGCTTCCATCGACCCTACCCGTGCTAGCAGCGGCGCAGACACATGACGTGCCAGGGCGCGGCGATCTCAAAGCGGACGCAGAGGCGCTCGTCCAGCAGGCGGACTTTGATGCACTCGCTGAGCCGGTCGGGATTCGCTGAGGGTGAAAACGGTCAGGCGGCGCGAGATATAGCGGTAGTCGATCAACTGGAACAGTTTTCCCGCGCCCATTCGCTCCTGACCGCCAGCACCCAGGTCGTCGAGGATGTGAAACCGACATTCTTAAACCTTCTGGAAGCGCTGGTCGAAGGTGGACGAGAAGCGCCGGGGTTGAAGAGTGGTGCGGAGGTCATCGACCGGGTCGGAGACAGTCGCAAAGACGACTTCATCGCCGCGCTCCTGCCGGGGCATTGCCGATAGCGGCGGCTCAGGTGAGTCTTGCCTGACCCGGCGGCGCAGCGATCACCAGCCAGCGGTTGCCAGGGTTCTGCGAATAGGCATAGGCGGCGTTAGCGACGTTGACCAGGTTGGTGCGTTCTTCGGCGTTGGGGCCGGAGTTGGCGTCGAAGCTGTTGAAAGTCTTGTCGCGGTGGAGGGCGAGGTGCGCTGGTCAACTGCTCGCGGTGGGAGTCGTTCATGCTGCGGTAATCGGGCGCGGTGAGGACGCCGTGAGTGGTGCGGTCGGATATCGCAGGCGCGAGCCGATACAGGCATCAGGGCGCTCTAGCTCGGCGTTAGTGGTGATGACGGTCGCTTAAAGGCGGTGGGTATGTGATGGTTGGTGAAAGTTTTTCCTTAGCCCAGGGCGACGGATTTTCCACGCCTAGGAGTCGTCCAGGATTGAGCAGGTCGCAGCCGCGGATGCAGTCGGAAGGACTCGTCATGGCTGGCTACTGCGTCGTCAGTATAGCTGGCGCAGATAGTCGAGAGGTCGGGCGTGGTGACGAAGGCACGGGAAATCGCCCTGGATGAGGCGCGGATTGCCGATGGCGGCGGCAGGGTGGGTCTTGCCGCTACCGTAAGTGCGTTCGAGAACAACCATTTTCCGGCGGGGTCGTCGGAGAAGGCGCAGGCGGCGCTGAAGGCCAGATTGAGCGAGTTCTGCTCGGCAGGGGTGTATGGCGGCGTTGGTGACGAAATTGTCGAAGGTTTTATCGCGGGCGCCCCAGGTTGCTCAGCTCCGCAGGCGCGCCTGACGCTCCATGTCGCGCTGGACCGGGAAATTGGGGCAGCGCAGAAGCTTACCCCAGCGGGGATCGCCGACGGGGACGTCATAGCGCACGACACCGAGGCCATCACAGATCGAGTCTGCGAGGGGCCGCAAATGGCAGGGGCCGCTGGCCGCGGCGGTTTCACCGCTCAAAGAAGTCTGCATATTTCCCCGTGACGCTGCGCCCATCGCGCTCAGCAGGCTGTTCATTCCCTTCAAGGCCGCCTTCTTTCCGCCAGCGGCGCAGAACGCGCCCTTCATGTAGGCCAGATTGCGCTTTCGCGCTGGACGACGATATACGGCTTCACGCACCCAGTCGTCGAGTAGTCCGCCGCTTTAGCGTGGTCAGCTCGTCGCCGATCAAGCCGGTTAACGGGCCGATATTTTCTTCATAGAGTTTATAGATGGTGGGGCGCTGAGGCAAAATCACCAGATGGCCGGCGGCGTCGAGGCGGGGCAGCACAATCGGGCGCGCCGAGGATACGGGCGGCGCCGGGGGGGTGCAGGACCCCAGACCAGTTCGATGCCGTCATCGGGGCGTTGGCGTAGACGGGCAGCAGGGTCATGCGCTTGACCGCCTCTGCCAGGCCGCGTACCCATTCGGCTTCGTCGAGGCCGTATGCACCTTACGGTGGGCGGAGAAGTCGGTTTTGCGGAGCCAGTAGAGGCCGTCCTGCGGGTCGCGCTGGCCGAAGGCCACAGGCAGAAGACTGACTTTCTAGCTCGACCAGGCTGTCGATTTTGGCGATCAGGCCATCGACCAGCGCCTGGGGAACCTGGGTCGGGCCGAGGGTGTCTGGAAAGGAGCGGGATTTCTTTTTCATGGTTGTTATTCGAGGCTGACGCGGCGTACCGCACCATCCATAAATTTCGTCAGGCCGGCATCGAAATAGAGCCAGACGGTATCGGTGCGGCCATTACGGTGCTTGGCGACGATGACATCGGCCTGATTAGAATTCGGTGGCCTTGTTGTAGACGACGTCGCAGAGGGAAACATGACGACGTCGGCGTCTTGCTCGATGCTGTTGTGAACGATGATATTGCCCGCGACAAAGTTGTGGTGTTCGAGCACGGTCAAATCGTAGACATCGGTTTCGCCATCAGGCTCGATACTGACCACGGTATCCCCAATATACGTCACTGTTCGCCAGGGCGGCAATTTCCGCGCTGGAAACGACAGCAGCCAACCGTCCGCCCGCTCGCGGCCAACGTTTTGTTTATAGAGTGTATTGCCCGCGTATGCTGTCCCCATGCCACCGTAGAGCTGACGGCCGTCATGCCCTGTGCCTGCATTGCTGGAAGGGCATACTTTCGCCATATTGCAGCCGGGTATCACGTCACGGTTGGTATTTCCGTCAGTTACCTCAGGTAGTGCTCAACCTGAATAAGCTGCGCCATATAACTGCCTACGGCGCCGACCCGCTGAACAAACAAGAAAGATCGCCTACACCCGATACGATAACATGATACTGTGGACGGCCTTTGTGCCCTGGGACACGCGCTTCAGTCTCGGGCACTTATCCCTGTTGAAGAAGTAGGGTTTGGACATCCCACAACAGCTTTGGACTGCTCGTCGCATAGTAGACGGTAGGATGTGAGACGTCGGCCTTTATGCAGCCATCGGTTGCCCAGAGGTGGCGCAAGAAAGCGTCCTGCGGCGTCCTGCGGTTGTGCGAACACCTTATCAGGCACCCGCTTTTCGTGTGATCGCAGCCCAAAAACCCCATCGGTTCCAGCCAATCACGTACTGGATTATGGACTCCGTGGGTCAGCCTTCGGGATGAAGTAAGGAATACCTGCAACCACGAATGACCGGGCTCGGGCTTTATGTGCGGCTCGATTCTTGCGCCAAATACGTCTCGCGCGAGACTTGCAACAAGTTCCGCCAAGTCGGGTTCACGAGTTGTGTACTGGATAGAATGTCGCGGGAGGGTGCAGCCGTCACCGATGAGGTGTGCCAACAAACCCAATTCGGAGTCCGACATTGTCTGCTCGGCGCCGTGCCTGAGTTCGCGCGGAAGAGCTAAATGTTGCCCAATCGCCAACTCATCCAGCCGCGTCCAGCCGTCGATGGTCAAGAACTTGTGATTACCTGTCGCGCGGATGGTGTGCCCGAGGCGTGTCGTCAAGACGGAATACCGGTTTCGTGCCGGTGCAGAATGCCGCGCTGACCTCCGCCGGTTCAAGCTGGTAGGTCGTCGTATTCAACGCGCTAATGCGGAAGGAATCACGCCCCATGAGGCTACGGATCGGCACATAACGGCCTTCATCCGGCAGATGCACGAGGGTCTCGCCGGATAAACAGCCCGATTCTCTCAAATCCGAGAGCTGCGGGCGCTTGTCCTGTCGCGACTCGACGGCGCGGGAGAGCTGAGAGGCGCTGAACAGCGGGACGTTCAATTCGCGCGCCATTTCTTTCAGGGCGCGGCTGATATAGCTGATTTCCTGGACGCGGTTGTTCTGGGAAATTGCCGCCGGCGGACATCAGCTGCAGGTAATCGACAATGATCATGTCGAGGCCGTGCTCGTGCTGAACGGCGGCATTTTGACGCGCAGCTCATTGGAGTGAGCTGGCTGGTCTGGTCGAAGAAGATCGGCATGCGGCTGAGGCGGTCGGCGGATTCGACGAAGCGGCCATACTCGCCCTGGGTGAGGCGGCCGAGGCGCAGGTTCTGGCTATTGATGCCGGTTTCCATGGAGACGAGGCGCTGGACGAGCTGATCGCTGCCCATTTCCATGCTGAAGATGGCGACGACCTGGTTCATGCGGGCGGCGTTCATGGCGGCGGAGAGCAGGAAGCTGGTTTTGCCCATCCCGGGGCGGCCGGCGAAGATGAGCAGATCGGATTTCTGGAAGCCGCCGAGGAGCTGGTCGAGGTCGCGGAAGCCGCTGGGGACGCCGTACTGGGCATCGGGGTTCTGGATCAGGTATTCGATGCGGTCGAAATACTGGCCGACGGCTTCTTCCATCGGCATGAAGTCGCGCTTGAGCTGGCGGTCGGTGACGGTGAAGAGCGAGTTTTCGGCCTTGGCGATGACGGCTTCGAGGTCGAGGGCTTCGTCGGCGGCGAGGGCTTTCATCGTCGGCGGCCTTGAGCAGGCGGCGGCGGACGGCGGCGCGTTCGACCAGCTGGCCGTAGAACTCGGCGTTGACGGAGGTCGGGTGCTGTTGGCCAGCTCGGAGATATAGGCGCGGCCGCCGATGGCTTCCAACTGGCGTATGTTTTCCAGCTCGTCGGCCAACAGCTCGGGGTCGACCGGCTCGCGGCGTTCGCTGAGGCGCAGCATGGCCGACCAGATGTGGCTGTGACGGAGGATGAAGAAGTCGTCGGCCTTGAGGAAGGCCGAGAGCGTGAGGAAGACGTCCGGGTTGATCAGCACCGAGCCAAGCAGCGCTTTTCCGCCTCGATCGAAAAGGGCGGATTCAGTTCAGACGAGGGGAGGGCGCGGTTGGTCGGTCATGGTTCCTATGCGAGTTGCCTGAGCGAAACGAAGTTTTCAGGGTTCAGCCGGCGGGGATCAGTTTTTCGTCCACTTGCGTCGGGTGAGCCGCCAGGGGCATCACCGGCCAAAAACTGAAAACCGGGTACTGAAGCCTGAAAACTTGTGTGTTCCGTGCGAGAAGGAAGCGCGGTTTACTTGTCGTCCTCGGCGCCCAGGTCGTCGAGATCGAGGTGTCCAGGAAGTCGGCGAAGGCGCTGAGCTTGCGGAATCGACCGGGGCGTCGGAAGCCTCGGCTTCGCCCTCCCCTCCTCCACTTCGACTTCGACATCGCTTTCCGGGGCGGATGCCGGCGCGGTCGAGGACGGGCTCGGCGACATACAGCGGGACTTTGGCGCGCACGGCGATGGCGATGGCATCGCTGGGGCGGCAGTCAATTTCGATGCGCTTGCCGGCGGCGGTGTCGAGCACCAGGCGGGCGTAATAGATATCGTCGCGGATGTCGCTGACCAGCACATAGACCAGGGTCGCGCCCAATTCCTCGATCATGGTTTTCATCAGGTCGTGGGTGAGCGGACGGCGCTGGGCAATCTCCTGAAGTTCATAGGTGATGGCGTCGGCCTCGAACGGCCCGATAAAAATCGCGAGGTACCGGTCGGAGGTGTTGTCTTTGAGCACAACAATCCGCTGCTGCGTCGTCAAACTGACGCGCACGCTGTCAATCGTCACTTCGATCATACCGGGGTCGCATCTGAAAAATCGTCCGTACCATACCGTGAAAACGGCCTGATCCGCATTATACCTGTGTTGTCGGGGTCGGACAATGAGCGCACAGTAAACGCCGGGATGAAAACGGGGGTTGAAACGGAAACGAAATACGAACGCCGGATGTGAGAATTCGGGTGGGAAAGGGAGGGGTAAATGGAACCACAGAGGGCGCCGATGGGAGAGAGAAGAAGAAGTTGAACAACAGAGGGCACAGAACACACAGAGAAACACGGAGGGGATTTTCTATACAAGGGGGGATGGGCGCCTATTTGCCTTCTAGATGGCCGGCCTCGCGGCTAGCGATAAGCGGCCAGCTACCAGCAGCCAGCCGGCCTCTATATCGACCAGCGGACGCCTTTTCAGGCGTCCCTACAAGCGGCGGTGGGGGGTATAGGGCAACTGATCGTTGTCGGCTGGCAGGTGGTGGCTGATCGCTGGCCGCTATTTCACGCGGGTCATGACGGCGTCGTAGGCGCTGCCTTCGGTCGCGGGGCCGGTGTCGGGGCGCCAGCCGCCGGTGAGCGTGTCGCCGTCAGGGCTGAGGGTGCCGGTATAGCGCGCGCCGGAGCCGGCGTGGGTCAGGGTGGTGCCGTCGAAGTCCCACGCGTAGGGGAAAACCTCGTCGGACATGCTGGAGTAGACACTGGCGGGGAAGGTCTGGCTGCCGGCGTCATAGGGCGATGATCTCGACGCTTTGCATGACGAAGCCCTTGAAGTTGATCTCGCCTTCCGACTTGAGGAAGTGGCCGCCGGGGAGCCATTCGAAGCTATTCCAGCCGAAGATGTTGTCCTCGGCGGAGTCCAGGGTGCGTCCGCGCAGCAGCCATTTGCCGATCAGCGGCTGGAAGCGGCGGATGGGCGGTTCGGGCGCTGGTTGGGTCTGGGTCATTTCGGTCTCCCTCGCGTGATGCGGACCATCGCACATTCCCGGAGTATAGCTTTTCTGTTTGGTCTCTCAAACGAACCGCGGACCATGTGTACCAAGTCGGGGCCGGTCCGGTTCTATAATGAACGTGTTAGGTGATGAACAACACGAGTTGAGGCTTTCCGGCAGAGTCCGGACCCCGGCCCGTGATTTCGAGTTTCCGTCTGGGGGCAATCATGGCAGCAAAACATCGCGAAGGACATCGTACGGGGCGGATCGGCTGGCTGCGCGCGTCGGTACTGGGCGCAAACGACGGCATTGTGTCCACGGCGAGTCTGATCGTGGGGTCGCGGCGGCGAGCGCGGTGCGGGGGATGTGGTGATCGCGGGGGTGGCCGGACTGGTGGCCGGGGCGATGTCGATGGCCGCCGGGGAATACGTCTCGGTCAGTTCGCAGGCCGACACCGAGGGCGCCGAGCTGGCCCGCGAGCGCCGGGAGTTAGAGGAAGACGGCGAATTCGAACTGCAGGAATTGACCGACATTTATGTGGGGCGCGGGGTCGAACCCCTGCTGGCAAAACAGGTGGCGCAGCAGTTGATGAGCCACAACGCGCTGGCGGCGCATGCCCGCGACGAGCTTGGCATTTCCGACGCCCTGAGCGCGCGTCCGGTGCAGGCCGCGCTGGCCTCGGCGGCGTCGTTCGCGGTGGGCGCGGCGCTGCCGCTGGCGACGGTGCTGCTAGTGCCGGAGACCATGCTGGCGGTCGCGGTGACGGGGGCGTCGCTGGTATTTCTGGCGCTGCTGGGGGTGCTTGCGGCGTGGGCCGGGGGCGCGCCGATCCTGAAGTCGACGATCCGCGTGACGTTCTGGGGGGCGCTGGCGATGGCGCTGACGGCGCTGGTCGGCTCGCTGTTCGGGACGACGGTCTAGAGTTCATGGGACGTTGCCCCAAACCTCAGTAGGGATTTGCATCCCTGCACCCTTCATTTGCGTTTGGTTTTGCCTGCCATCTCGAACCCGGCGGCGCGGCGAATTATCGCCCGTGCTTCGTGAACGTCACGCCGGTAGAGTGAGGGAAAAGAGGAGAAAGTAAAGAGAAAAGATTGAACCACAGAGCCCACAGAGAAACACGGAGGGATTAGCCAACGCGGGGCTTGTTAGCCTCACGCATCCAATCGTGCTTATTCACAGCGTTCCAAAATGCGACAATGTTTTCTGTTGGGAAGAATGTTTTGAGCATCTCAGCTGGGAGACTCAGAAATACCACATAGGAGTCGTCCCAAGCTAGATTAGTTGCACCCATAATGTAGGGGGCGCTTCCTAGAGGGACTAGGCTGTAGCGATGGTCGCTCGGCGGTTGCTTGAAGGCGGCGACTTTCTCTGGATTGTCCAGTAAATAAAGCAACGACTTGAACGCTTTCAGCCAGTCTGTAACGGCAAGTCGCCATTCTGGCGGTTCAACAGCGGCTATAGAGTCAACCCAACCGACAATTTCTGATTCATGGAGAAACTTCAGACAAAAGAACATTGAGCAGAGAAAACTTGAGTTCCATCCATCGCTCTGACTATAGGACCATTCCTCAGCGCGTATGGTTCGATTGTAGGGTTCCGCAAAAAAGGTTCTCAAAATATCCGGCGATGACCACCACTGCTGTGACATCACGATTTGCCCAACTGATTCGAGCAGATCATCTCTAAAACCGGGGTATTCTTCAGCAATGCCATCTTTATACATGTTGAGAAGATAGTTGACGACGCCAACTTGGAAGTCGTCCTCCCGATAGCATATTTCTAAGAGGTAGGGAAGCATCCAGAGAAACCAGTTCACCCAAATCTCGAAGCGGCCGAAGTTCTTTAAGCCGCCACCGACATCCAGAAGATACTCATAGATGTAATCTTGGTCGTCTGCGAGAGTCTTGGCGAACAATTCATCAAAATATTCTTGTTCCTGAGACATGAACCACGCTACGGGTGGGGGCTCAGTTGGGATTTCGGCAAATGCAGATTTCATCCGTTCGATGATGCGCGGATCAAGGGTTTTATTGGGTGTCCACCGGAAATCCATCAACAATTACCCGTTAACAAAACGGGGAGACTCGCGCCTCCCCGTTTTTTGACTGGAACCTCAGGGCTTATCGCCCCAGCTCATCACTTCTGTTCACTGCTCTCCACTGCCCTTGCCTACCTGGCCATGGGCATGATGACGTAGAGGTAGTTGTCACGGCCAAGCGGACGGATGACGCCGGGATTGGCCGCGCCCTTGGACTGGAGGATGACCTGCTCGTCGGGGAGGATGCGCAGGACGTCGATCAGGTACTTGATGTTGAAGGAAATATCGACCGGTTCGCCCTCGACCGTCGCGTCGAGGACGCCTTCGTTGTCGCCGCGTTCCTGGCTGCGGCCGACGATCATGACTTCGCCGGGGTCCCCGCTGCGCTTGGGCGGCTTGACATACAGGCGGCCGCTGAACCGCCGAGTCGCGGGCGAAGATTTCGGCGCGGGCACAGGCGGCCAGCAGGTCGGAGCGGTACATGACGGTGCTGGTGCTGTAATCCTTGGGGATGACCGACTCGAAGGGCGGGAATTTGGCGTCGAGGAGCTGGGCGGAAATCTCGACCTGGCCGATGGTGAACAGGATGATGTCGCGCTCGTTGGGCAGGCTGATATAGACCGGCTCGTCCTCGTCGCTGATGACCTTGGCGACTTCGATCAGGGATTTGGCGGGGATGAGGAGGTTGAGCGCCTTGTCGAACTTACGGTCGAGCTGGCCGGTGTGGACGGCGAGTCGGTAGCCATCGGCGGAGGCGAGGGTGATCTTCTCGCCGTGGAGCTGCATGAAGATGCCGGTGAGCGCCGGTCGGTGGTCGTCGGTGGCGGCAGAGAAGGCGACCTGATTGATCATGTCCTTGAACTGCTTGCCGTCGATGGTGAGGTCGCCCTCGCCGCCTTCGATGAGGGGCGGGAACTCGTGGGCGTCGATGCCCTTGATGTTACCCTTGTTGCCGCCGCAGCGGAGGTGCATGGTCTGGGTGGCGGAGTCGAGGGTGAGGTCAACGCGGTCGTTGGAGAGGTTGTTGACGAGGTCGACGAAGACCTTGGCCGGGAGGGTGACCGCGCCTTCGATCTCGACGTTGGCGCCGATCCAGACGGTGATACCGAGGCCGAGGCTGAGGTTGACGGCGGCCAATTTGAGGCGCGACTCCTCGGTTTTGAGCAGGACATTGCTGAGGACAGGCATCGACGGGCGCGACTCGACGGCGCGGCCAACGATGCTCAAGCCCTTGGCCAGGTTGGATTGCAGGACCGATAAACGCATAAGGTATGCGCTCCTTACGAAATCAGCTTGATATATCCCAAATGATTTCGCAAGTATACCGCAGAAGCGGTCTATTCGAAACGCTGCAAGTCAGGGATTTACCCGGTCTGCAGCGCGGCGCAGGAGCACAATTCTACCGGACGCGCAAAAGTTAAGCGCGAAATGCTGACCCCAATTACCGGTGTAGGCGCTGGAATTGACTGCGCTATACTTTTCACGGCTCAAGTTAGGCGCGGAGGGGCGATGGACTATCGCAGTTTAGGGCGGACCGGCGTTCAGGTGAGTGCGCTGTGCCTCGGCACGATGAATTTCGGCGGCAGGGCGGCGGAAGCAGACGCCAGCGCCATCATCGACCAGGCGCTGGATGCCCGGGATCAACTTCATCGATACCGCGAACGTCTACGGTCACGAGCCGCAGAACTTCGCCGTCGGGCGCGGCCGCAGCGAGGAGATCATCGGCCGGGCGCTCAAGCGCGGCGCCAAACGCGACGGGGTGGTGCTGGCCAGCAAAGCCTATTTCCCGATGAGCGATGCGCCCAACGCACAGGGCAGCAGCCGGTATCACCTGATCGCCGCCTGCGAAGACTCGCTGCGCCGCCTGCAAACCGACCACATCGACCTGTATCAGCTCCACCATCCCAGCAACATCATTCCGATCGACGAGACGCTGCGCGCGCTGGACGACCTGATCCGCGCCGGCAAGGTGCGCTACATCGGCAGCAGTTCGTTCGGGGCATGGCAGATCGTCGAAGCGCTGTGGGCCTCCAAGGAATACGGCCTGAACCGGTTCGTCAGCGAACAGCCGGTGTATAACCTGCTCGACCGGCGCGCGGAGCGTGAACTGCTGCCGATGGCGCAAACCTGCAGGATCGCCGTCATCCCGTGGTCGCCGACCGCAGGTGGGCTGCTGACCGGCCGCTACCGCCGCGGACAGACTCCGCCGGCCGGCTCGCGTTATGACGCCTTCTGGAAAGCGCCGGATGTTTTCACGGAGGGCGCGTTCGACGTGCTGGATGTCGTTGAAGCGCTGGCGGCGGAGAAGGGCTGCACCCCCGCTCAACTGGCGCTGGCATGGTGTATGGCCCAGCCCGGCGTCACCGCGCCAATCATCGGCCCGCGCACAGCGGAACAGCTTACGGATTCGCTCGGCGCGTTGAAGGTGACGCTCACCGGCGACGATTGTAAGCGGCTGGATGCGGTCGCGCCGCCGGGCGACAAAGTATCGCCGTTCTATGGCAGCGATGGCTTCGCGTGGATTCCGTGGGGACCGCACCAGCACCGCTGGTAAGGCCGCGGTATCGACCAGCCGGACAAGTGCGGGACGTCACCCGATAATGCTGACAGTCTGCACCCCCGATACCTCCCTACCGGGCGGGTTGGCACGCTATACTGATGGGTATCCGAACATACGTCACGGAGAGAATACTCATGTCTGCTGTTGGCACGCCTGAAAACCCGCTGCGGGTCGCGGTGATCGGCTCTGGCCCGTCGGGGTTTTATGCCGCCGAGCATCTGTTCAAGACGCTGGGCGCAGGCGTCCGGGTGGACATGATCGAGCGGCTGCCGACGCCGTACGGGCTGGTGCGCGGCGGGGTCGCGCCGGACCATCCGAAGATCAAGTCGGTGACGAAAGTTTACGAGAAAACGGCGCTGCGTCCGGAATTCGGGTTCTACGGCAATGTGGAATTCGGCAAGGACGTCACGCTGGAGGACCTGAAGCGGCATTACCACGCGGTGATCTTCGCGGTGGGGGCGCAGACGGACAAATCGCTGGGTATCCCCGGAGAAGCGCTGGCCGGCAGCCACGCCGCGACGGAATTTGTCGCGTGGTATAACGGCCACCCGGACTACCGCGACCGCACATTCGACCTGAGCGCCAAACGGGCGATCGTGGTCGGCGTGGGTAACGTGGCGATGGACGTCGCGCGGATCCTGGCGCGCACCTGCGGCGAACTGACCAGTTCGGACATCGCGGACTATGCGCTGGACGCGCTGGACGCGAGCGAGGTGCAGGAGATCATTGTGCTGGGGCGGCGCGGGCCGGCCCAGGCGGCCTTCACGCCCGCGGAGCTGAAAGAACTGGGCGAAATGGCCGACGCAGAGGTGATCGTCGCGCCGGAAGATGCGGCGGTCGACGCGCTGAGCAGCGAGTGGCTGGCGACGGCCAACGACCGCGACGCCGAGAAGAACCTGGCGCTGCTGAAGGCGTACAGCGACCAGCCGCGGCAGGGCAAAACGCGGCGGATCATCTTCAAGTTCCTGGCGTCTCCGCTGGAGATCAAGGGGGATGGCCGCGTGGAGTCGGTGGTGATCGGCCGCAACGTGCTGGTGAAGCGCGAGGACGGGTCACTGGCGGCGA
This genomic window contains:
- a CDS encoding bifunctional nuclease family protein is translated as MIEVTIDSVRVSLTTQQRIVVLKDNTSDRYLAIFIGPFEADAITYELQEIAQRRPLTHDLMKTMIEELGATLVYVLVSDIRDDIYYARLVLDTAAGKRIEIDCRPSDAIAIAVRAKVPLYVAEPVLDRAGIRPGKRCRSRSGGGEGEAEASDAPVDSASSAPSPTSWTPRSRRPGRRGRQVNRASFSHGTHKFSGFSTRFSVFGR
- the dnaN gene encoding DNA polymerase III subunit beta, with the translated sequence MRLSVLQSNLAKGLSIVGRAVESRPSMPVLSNVLLKTEESRLKLAAVNLSLGLGITVWIGANVEIEGAVTLPAKVFVDLVNNLSNDRVDLTLDSATQTMHLRCGGNKGNIKGIDAHEFPPLIEGGEGDLTIDGKQFKDMINQVAFSAATDDHRPALTGIFMQLHGEKITLASADGYRLAVHTGQLDRKFDKALNLLIPAKSLIEVAKVISDEDEPVYISLPNERDIILFTIGQVEISAQLLDAKFPPFESVIPKDYSTSTVMYRSDLLAACARAEIFARDSAVQRPPVCQAAQAQRGPRRSHDRRPQPGTRRQRRRPRRDGRGRTGRYFLQHQVPDRRPAHPPRRAGHPPVQGRGQSRRHPSAWP
- a CDS encoding FAD-dependent oxidoreductase → MSAVGTPENPLRVAVIGSGPSGFYAAEHLFKTLGAGVRVDMIERLPTPYGLVRGGVAPDHPKIKSVTKVYEKTALRPEFGFYGNVEFGKDVTLEDLKRHYHAVIFAVGAQTDKSLGIPGEALAGSHAATEFVAWYNGHPDYRDRTFDLSAKRAIVVGVGNVAMDVARILARTCGELTSSDIADYALDALDASEVQEIIVLGRRGPAQAAFTPAELKELGEMADAEVIVAPEDAAVDALSSEWLATANDRDAEKNLALLKAYSDQPRQGKTRRIIFKFLASPLEIKGDGRVESVVIGRNVLVKREDGSLAAKASGVTEEIPAGLIFRSVGYRGVALPGVPFDERGGTIPNREGRVLDAAGGQPVGALYAVGWIKRGPSGIIGTNKPDSVETVERLLEDMRAGALWTPETASAGTIKEELKNRGTIVVDFQDWLKLDARETENGAKIGRPRVKFSSVPEMLAVLKG